CCCACAGCCCAAGAACCCCCAAACTCCTCtgtgcccccccccccaggggctggagcagcctcagaggggcgggggtggggggcactGCTCCATCCCCCCAAACCAACCGGGGGCAgagagaaggggttgggggggatctgtgaggggctgtggggggctctgaggagctgggggggccagtagggatttggggggggctCTGAGGGACTCGGTGCCGTGCCATGCCGTGGAGGGGACGGCCCGTGGTCCCCGCCAGTGGCGAACAGCCAGCGGCAGTGGCTGCTCTGCCCTCATTAAATCGCCCGTAACGAGCTCCGAGCCCCGGGGCCCTGCCGGACTCGGGTCATTAGGGCTGACAAGGACCTGTCACAGTGGGAGACGCGGCGTGGGTGTCCCCAGGCGCGGTACAGCCACTGGGGAGCCGGGGGGAGGGCACCTGTCCCCCAGGCAGCATCCCCGGTCCTGCCCTCCGATGTTCGCCTGTGCCCCCCGGGGGCCGGAGCACGATCGGACCCTGGCCCTGCCCGCGCTGGGAGTGGGGGActgagggggtctcggggggCCCCGGCAGCACtgggggaaaggaagaggaaggagacagggaaaagagcagaaaggaaaggagggaaaggaaaaaaaaaacagggggaaagggaaaggggtgGGACAGGAGCGCTGCCGAGCCCAGGGCCCCCGCTCGCAGCGCCTTTCCCAGCACCCGCCCGGGCCGCGAGCGGTGGAGGAGGATGAGGCGCAGAACCCCCCCACTCCCTCAGGAATAGGATGAGGCGAGGATCCCacccctctccagcccctcGAGAAGGGGATGAGGAGCAGAACCCCTCCATTCCCtcaggaggaagatgaggagagaATCCCACTCCTCTCCAGCCCCTCGGGAAGAGGATGAGGAGCAGAACGCCCCTCactccctctccagcccctcaggaCCAGGATGAGGAGGAGAACCCCCCCACTCCCTCAGGAATATGATGAGGAGAGGATcccactgctctccagcccctcaggaCCAGGACGAGGAGAGGGTCCCACTCCTCTTCAGCCCCTCGAGAAGGGGATGAGGAGCAGAACCCCTCCATTCCCTcaaggaggaagatgaggagagaATCCCactcccctccagcccctcggGAAGAAGATGAGGAGCAGAACGCCCCTCactccctctccagcccctcaggaggaggatgaggagaggGTCCCACTCCTCTCCAGCCCCTCGGGAAGAGGATGAGGAGCAGAACCGCCTCCCACTCCTTCAGGAGGAGGATAAGGAGAGGGTCCCacccctctccagcccctcaggaGCAGGATGAGGAGCAGAACCCCCCACACCCTCTCCAGCCCCTCGGGAGGAGGATGAAGCGAGGATCCCACTCCTCTTCAGCCCCTCGAGAAGGTGATGAGGAGCAGAACCCCTCCattccctctccagcccctcaagAGCAGCATGAGGCGAGGATCCCacccctctccagcccctcGAGAAGGTGATGAGGAGCAGAACCCCTCCattccctctccagcccctcaggaGCAGCATGAGGCGAGGATCCCAGCCCTCTCCAGCCCCTCGAGAAGGTGATGAGGAGCAGAACCCCTCCattccctctccagcccctcaggcGGAGGATGAGGCGAGGAACCCacccctctccagcccctcGAGAAGGTGATGAGGAGCAGAACCCCTCCattccctctccagcccctcaggaAGGGGATGAGGCGAGGATCCCacccctctccagcccctcGAGAAGGGGATGAGGAGCAGAACCCCTCCattccctctccagcccctcaggcGGAGGATGAGGCGAGCATCCCacccctctccagcccctcGAGAAGGGGATGAGGAGcagaacccccccccccccccagccccccagcagAGCCGCCCCTCCCCGGGAGCCCCCGGCACAGATAAGGAGCCCCGGTGTTCCCCGGGGCGCGTTTAATCTGGGACAGGACAGTTATTGGATAAATACCATGAATATGGAGATTGCATTTATGCTGATTTATGGCCGGGGGGGCAGGTGGGGAGCGCAGCCGCTCTAGTTTACTTTAATCCATTTATTTCCCTGCCTGGAGATGGAGAGCAAGCTCCGAGCGCTGCATCTGCTGCTCCCCGTGCGGCCCGGAAAGGGGGTGCAGGAGGGGGTGACCCCACCCTCGCGTCCCCTgcggggagctgctcccctgggatgatggatggatctGGCACGAGACCCGTGGGGTTTCAATTAATTCCTGGGCCCCGCAGACTCCTGACCTTTCATGGGGTGCGCAGAGAAGTGGAGGTGATTAATGTAGAGGTCAGGGGGGCTCCTCCAGCCGGACCCCGTGTGttccatggggtgggatggggagcgGGGAGATGCCGAATGTCCCCACGccgggaggggacagccaggtcACAACCAGGCTGGGAGCACCAGGGACGGGAAAACCACGcgaaaagaggggaaaaaatccaaatcctAAAGTGCTCAGCAGTCACGGGGTGGGGTGGAAAATCCCCATCGCACCCCTGTCCTCAGCCCATCCACCGGGTGCCAGTGACGCCCCACCTCTGCCTGCGCCCCACATCCATCCGGGAAGCAGCGGGAGCTGGGATGTGAGGAGGGGCATGCACCTCTTAATTGCACCCTATTAACTGCTGATCAATCCAATTAGCTCCTGGCTGTAATGAAGGGCAGCTGCTTGGCTGGGGCcagctctccctccctctcaaaACACATCCCAAAATGCATCCGAAAATGCATCCCAAAACGCATCCCACCCTGGCATCCCACCAGGAGTCGGCAgggaagggggctggggggggtgGGAGGCTGATAGAAGGTGTTTTACCCAATTTTCCAGCTGACTCTAATTAAGTTGTTCTCTTCAGCTGTTAAATTAGCCAGAgccctcctcccttcccagggTGGTTccccccctttccctccccaccGCCCAGATGCAGCAAATCAGctgctcccccccccccccctcccgcCTTTCCCCCCTCCCGCAGGGCTCcgcaaataaataaatagacaaTCCCGGGAAAATTAACCGTGTGAGGAGCCGCAAATGAGGTGGAAAATTTTAATGGTTCGGCATTTAAAGCTGTGTGAcaggaggaggtggggggaggagggagggacgGAGGGAGGTCAATCCCGGGGACTGCCCCCCCCGCCCACCTCACCCCCACTTCTCACCCCCTCATTTCCATCATTCCCGGAGCAACATCTCCGGCACTCGGGGTGCCGGGAATGGGGGGAGACCCCCGCGGTGGGGGTCACACACCTGCTTCCCTCCCCCCCGGCGTTCCCTGTACCCCCCATAACCCCCTCAGCAGCCCCAACCCCACGGAGTGTGGGGGGAGCACGGGGGCCCCTTCGcacgcccccccccccccccatccccgtttccccttcccccccaaTTCCGTCCCCGGTACCGGTAccgtggggggggggggctgccccaggagccgcccgccagggggcgccgcagcctcctcgcctCATTTGCATATATTTGCATACGGCCGTGCCGCGCGGCGTGTCGGCAGCGCCCCctcgcggcggcggcggggaaaGCTCGGCCACACCCACTCCGCAggccccgcccacccccgcccGCCCGTCGCCGCGGTTACCGCTGACGTCACGGCGCCGTGACGTCACGGGCGCAGCCCCCGCTGGCGGGCACCTGTTCGTGGCTCggcgcccgcccccgccgcgctccAAGGTCTCGTCCTGTCCCCGGCACCGTCACCTGTCGCCCGCCGCCCCTATTcgggccccgccgggccccgcgccAGCGCCCGGCCCCCCCTCCACCCCCGAGGGACGGGGCGGGGGGGATCCCGGTACcgccccttcccctcccaccgCCCGTGCCCGGCTGAGCCCCCGCTGGTGGCCACCGGCACCCCCACAGTGACCAGTGACCCCTTCACTGGTGGGCACCGGCACCCCCACAGTGACCAGGGACCCCTCCACTGGTGGGCACCGGCACCCCACAGTGACCAGTGACCCCTCCATCGGGGGCCACCGGCACccccacagtgaccactgaccccttcACTGGTGGGCACCGGCACCCCACAGTGACCAGTGACCCCTTCACTGGTGGCCACCGGCACCCCCACAGTGACCAGTGACCCCTTCACTGGTGGCCACCGGCACCCCCACAGTGACCAGTGACCCCTTCACTGGTGGCCACCGGCACccccacagtgaccactgaccccttcACTGGTGGCCACTGGCACCCCCATAGTGACCAGGGGACCACCAGTACCCCTACAGTGACCAGTGAGCCATCCCATCcactggtggccaccagcacccccacAGTGACCAGTGACCCCTCCATCGGGGGCCACCGGCACccccacagtgaccactgaccccttcACTGGTGGGCACCGGCACCCCACAGTGACCAGTGACCCCTTCACTGGTGGCCACCGGCACCCCCACAGTGACCAGTGACCCCTTCACTGGTGGCCACCGGCACCCCCACAGTGACCAGTGACCCCTTCACTGGTGGCCACCGGCACccccacagtgaccactgaccccttcACTGGTGGCCACTGGCACCCCCATAGTGACCAGGGGACCACCAGTACCCCTACAGTGACCAGTGAGCCATCCCATCcactggtggccaccagcacccccacAGTGACCAGTGACCCCTCCATCGGGGGCCACCGACACCCCCACAGTGACCAGGGACCCCTCCACTGGTGGCCACCGGCACCCCCATAGTGACCAGTGAGCCATCCCCTCcactggtggccaccagcacccccacAGTGACCAGTGACCCCTTCATTGGGGGCCACCGGCACCCCCATAGTGACCCGTGGCAACCCCCGCCCGCCACCCTCCCAGGGGTCCCCCCCCGCGGcgggcactgtcacccccacaGTGGCACCTCCCACGCGGTCATCGATGCCCGCGCAGGGACCACCGGCACCCCCGGAGTGTCGCCGCCCCATTAAATCCACACTGGAGAGCGGGGCGTGGGCACAGCCGTGTATTGCCAAAAGCCGGGAGCACCGGGAGCAGCGGGGCCGGACCCCCCGACCCTCCCCGCGGCACCCACTGTCCCCCCCACTCGGTCCGGGGGGGCTCCCAGCGGGTCTGGGGGTGCCCCCTGATGCATCCAGTGTCTCTGGAGGCACCAAAACCTCCCACCTGGGGGCACCTCCTGTCCCCCCCATCCTGCCCCGGTCCTGGGGGGGACAACAgtcccccagggacacccctgctggaggcagcaggaaTGGGGGTACCCTtccctgaccccaaacctgTCCCGCAGCCAGGGccccccatccccatcccggGTTGCCCCATGCCGAGGTTGCCCCcgtcccatccctgccctgcagccgctctctgtccccgtccccaccccGCAGCCAGAGTGTCTCCGCCCCATCCCGGGGGTCTCTGTGTCCCCCATCCCGGGGGTCTCTGCCCCGTCCCAGgggttccccctccccccccagcccccctcaGATCTCCTCCAGGAAGTCCACAGGGAACAGCCCCACTTTGCGGCCGGTGAAGACTTTGACGTAACCGTtcacctcctcccccttctgCACCACGATCTGCGGGCGAGAGGGGGCCGGgtgagacccccgggaccccccccaggGAAGGGGGAACCCCTCCAGAGCAGGGGGAACGCCAAGTGTAGAGGGGTCGGGGTAGAGAAGATCTCAtccgaggggctgggggaggtggGAAGTGGGGGGACGGTGATGCTGGTTATGGGGTGCAGCTGTGATGGGGGGCTTGGAGGGGGGCTGGGGGTCTCCGGCTGGTGATGGGGGACGGGGGAAGTCCCGTCTCACCTGATCTTTCTTGAGCGTGATCTGCCCGATCTCCCGGTTGCCCACGAAGGACCGCGTCACCTTGTGCACCCGCTCGCCTGCTCGCACCCGGATGATGAAGTTGGGGGGGAAATACCCGATTTTCTCACCGATCTTCCCCTGGAAGGAGGCAGTGGGGGAGTGAAAGGGGAGATTGGGGCCGAGCCGGGGGTCCCAGattccccccctccccgcaCCGCGAGGCTGGGGGttgacagcagggctgggtttCCCCTCTTGCAGTGCCACGAGCTTTCCCAGCCGCACTCCGGCCTCACCCGCCACCACTCCTCGTTGGAGTCATCCACCACCGTGATCTTCTCCCCCGGcctggaagggaaggaagggctCTCTGAGGGGGACAGGACCCCCAGCCATGGGAGACCCCAAGGAAAGATGCTTCTCCTTCAGAatcagctcctccagccccgtATGTGGCACGGGACACGCAGCCCATGGGCTCAGGGGcaggcaggtcctgcccagagcagctcagccttGGGAAATCCACGGAACCACATCgagccaaaccccaaaaaaccttgGGCAAGAGCTCAGGATGAGACTGGGAACTCACGGGAAGTCCAGGTCGTCCTTCTCCAGGGCTTTGAAACGATAAAGTGCCACGAAGTAGTGGGACTGCAGGAACCCTCCTGGCTGTGGCTTCTTGCTCTGggggacacagtggggtttgcagtgccaggggctgcagaCAGCCCTGAGGATCCCAGCAGGGAGATCCCACAAGCTCTGCTCGAAGCTTTGGGGTGCAGGGCGAGGATGAGGGGTACCTTGTCATCTGCTGGGCTCTTCTCAGCCTTCTTGTCGCCTTCGGAGGCACCTGGGAACGGGAAGAGGGCTCGCACCTCTCCTGGTGGTGCCTCCCGAGGGTCTCCTCAGCCAACGTGGGGATGGAGTGAGAGCCCCAAGGTGGGGACATGGACTGGGGACCCACTTTCCGCAGGGCAACCCCACCCTGGTGACCCCCCCCAAACACAGCCAGGGGCTCCCTCCGTGTCCGCATGGGCTCAGCCCCCCAACCCTCGGCCCCGCGCTCACCACCCTCAGCTTTGCTCCCCACCGGCTTCGTGGCTTCCGACTCCTCGTCCATCATCGCAGCCAAGGGCTGGAAGGCAGAGAGAGCTCTCAGAAGGTGCAGaatgggggggctggggggttAGTGGGGTGCACCGGCAGGAATCTGGCGAGAGCCCTACCCCACACTCACGTTCTTCTTGTCGTCCTGCCCTTTCTTGCGCTCCTTGTTGGCCATGATGACGCCCGTCCGCAGCGTCTCGAACACGGGGTCGCTCCTGTTTGCTGCGGGGGCAGGGGAAGggtcggggggggggggttcaCGATGGGTTAGGACACCCCGGGCTGGGGACCAAGGGGACGGGGCACCCCAACACGGGGACTCACCGAGCTGGTCCTTGGTGCCGGCGTACTGCTGGTCGCTGTAGAGGGGGGAGCTGTACGCCCGCCGGAACCCGGGCGGCTGCGAGGACAGTGGGGAGGGGTCGGAGCATCAGCCACCCCCCGGACCCACCTGTCAGAGCTGGGGGGACCCCGAGAAGGGGATGCCGGGGTCCCCCtcagagccaggaaatgaccagGGGTGGTGGCACCCGCGTCCTGCCCGCAGGGGCCGAGGTGGCCGCTCCTGGGGGTGCCCGATCTGGGGGCCGGAGCAGGGGGGTGACACTCACGATCTTGCCGAAGCAGCGCTGCATCTCCACGTAGGACTGGCAGTGGTGGTGGATGTTGGTTTTGCAGTTCTTGCACCTCAGGCCAAATTTGTTGTTGACTGGCAGTGGGGGGGTGGAAAGGAGAGGGAATGTGACACTGCAGCTGTGAAACGGCCGGGACAGAGCCCTGCGCGGCCTtggcccccagccccagccgtAGCCGtggcccccagccctgcccgtggCCCCCAGCCCCCTCAGGACTCACGGACGATCATGCGGGCACAAAcatcacagaatttgggctttTTGAAGTAATGGTCTTTGAACTTGTGGGGTTTGTCATTAACAAGTTTCTCGGGTTCAGGAGGGGGCTcgggctcctcctcctcttcctcctcttcctcatcctcataGATGTAGTAGATGGGTCCCCCCGAGGGGCTGACCAGCTCCCCGTTGGGCTGTGGCTCCGGCGCCGGCTCCTCCTTGGGCTTTCGCTGGAAAAGTTGCTTcagcttctgcagctgctggggcaggaggggacgCACGGTGTGTGGCAGTgtggaggaggcaggagggcagACACCCCGTGCCCAGCTCCTCGCCCCAGTGACCCCCTCCACAAGCAGGAGGAGGCTCCAGGAATGCTCTGAAGATGGGCACCCTCCTCCCAGTCCCGTGAAGTCTCCACAGAAGAGGAAGCTGCGGTTCCTGAGCCCCTCACGGATGCGGGCGCGCCAGGGAAATGCCAAGCTGGGAAATGCCCACCCAACGCCCGGCTGGATCAGGGTCCCACCAGGCACCCCAGGCCTCCCAAAGCCTCCTGGGGCTGCGGCAGGATGATGCCAGAGAGGGGGCTTCCCCCACCCACCC
This genomic window from Anomalospiza imberbis isolate Cuckoo-Finch-1a 21T00152 chromosome 22, ASM3175350v1, whole genome shotgun sequence contains:
- the STAC3 gene encoding SH3 and cysteine-rich domain-containing protein 3 isoform X2 — translated: MTEKEVPEPPASPASGGKPKSRLQKLKQLFQRKPKEEPAPEPQPNGELVSPSGGPIYYIYEDEEEEEEEEEPEPPPEPEKLVNDKPHKFKDHYFKKPKFCDVCARMIVLNNKFGLRCKNCKTNIHHHCQSYVEMQRCFGKIPPGFRRAYSSPLYSDQQYAGTKDQLANRSDPVFETLRTGVIMANKERKKGQDDKKNPLAAMMDEESEATKPVGSKAEGGASEGDKKAEKSPADDKSKKPQPGGFLQSHYFVALYRFKALEKDDLDFPPGEKITVVDDSNEEWWRGKIGEKIGYFPPNFIIRVRAGERVHKVTRSFVGNREIGQITLKKDQIVVQKGEEVNGYVKVFTGRKVGLFPVDFLEEI
- the STAC3 gene encoding SH3 and cysteine-rich domain-containing protein 3 isoform X1 — encoded protein: MTEKEVPEPPASPASGGKPKSRQLQKLKQLFQRKPKEEPAPEPQPNGELVSPSGGPIYYIYEDEEEEEEEEEPEPPPEPEKLVNDKPHKFKDHYFKKPKFCDVCARMIVLNNKFGLRCKNCKTNIHHHCQSYVEMQRCFGKIPPGFRRAYSSPLYSDQQYAGTKDQLANRSDPVFETLRTGVIMANKERKKGQDDKKNPLAAMMDEESEATKPVGSKAEGGASEGDKKAEKSPADDKSKKPQPGGFLQSHYFVALYRFKALEKDDLDFPPGEKITVVDDSNEEWWRGKIGEKIGYFPPNFIIRVRAGERVHKVTRSFVGNREIGQITLKKDQIVVQKGEEVNGYVKVFTGRKVGLFPVDFLEEI